A region of Chrysiogenia bacterium DNA encodes the following proteins:
- a CDS encoding sigma-70 family RNA polymerase sigma factor, translating to MKREAQTNLTTLYRPSYPTREEDSRESALVAGLRTGDNAAYEELLRRYERQIFGLAVRMTRNEADAEEVLQNVFLQIFRKIDTFGGDSALSTWIYSVTSNAALMLLRKRRRTREVSDHSDEQGDSLSRDREPESHWSRLPQMQLESAELVDRVEAALSELPTEQYQAFILRDVEGKSAPEAAKEIGVSVAALKSRLHRARLHLREVLGESDMPQMAPPAPEYEMMSGCCGGC from the coding sequence ATGAAGCGCGAAGCCCAGACCAACCTCACTACCCTCTACCGGCCGAGCTATCCAACCCGCGAGGAAGACTCGCGCGAGTCGGCCCTGGTGGCCGGACTTCGCACGGGCGACAACGCGGCCTACGAAGAGCTGCTGCGCCGCTACGAGCGCCAGATCTTCGGGCTTGCCGTGCGCATGACCCGCAACGAGGCCGACGCCGAGGAAGTGCTGCAGAATGTCTTCCTGCAGATCTTCCGCAAGATCGACACCTTCGGCGGCGACTCGGCCCTCTCGACCTGGATCTACAGCGTCACCAGCAACGCCGCGCTGATGCTGCTCAGAAAGCGCCGCCGCACGCGCGAAGTATCCGACCACTCCGATGAGCAGGGCGATTCCCTCTCACGCGACCGCGAGCCCGAGTCCCACTGGTCGCGCCTGCCGCAGATGCAGCTCGAGTCGGCCGAGCTCGTGGACCGCGTCGAGGCCGCCCTCTCGGAGCTTCCGACCGAGCAGTATCAGGCCTTCATCCTACGCGACGTGGAAGGAAAGAGCGCGCCCGAGGCGGCAAAGGAAATCGGCGTGAGCGTCGCCGCTCTGAAGTCCCGCCTCCACCGCGCGCGCCTGCACCTGCGCGAAGTCCTCGGCGAGTCCGACATGCCGCAGATGGCACCGCCCGCCCCCGAATACGAAATGATGAGCGGCTGCTGCGGCGGCTGCTGA
- a CDS encoding TetR/AcrR family transcriptional regulator has protein sequence MARQKEYNREKVLDAAMKVFWTKGFEGTSIQDLVCATGLNRFGMYQAFGSKQGLFLEALDRYQRQITSGFIAPLERAPERGLRTIRDFFVQGLAMMERGGDVRGCLITNTAIDLPCRCSATQKKIEAGMQRLSGAFRACLAAARNNGEIREDADLDALAQYLLTMLQGLMVLKRAGASREQAQNSINVALESLPLCSGEGLRLGAEN, from the coding sequence ACAACCGCGAAAAGGTGCTCGACGCAGCCATGAAGGTCTTCTGGACCAAGGGCTTCGAGGGCACTTCGATTCAGGATCTGGTGTGCGCCACCGGCTTGAATCGTTTCGGGATGTACCAGGCCTTCGGGAGCAAGCAGGGCCTGTTTCTCGAAGCGCTCGATCGCTACCAGCGCCAGATCACCAGTGGATTCATTGCCCCCCTGGAGCGCGCCCCCGAGCGCGGCCTTCGCACCATTCGCGACTTCTTTGTCCAGGGCCTGGCCATGATGGAGCGTGGCGGGGACGTCCGCGGCTGTCTCATCACGAATACAGCCATCGACCTCCCCTGTCGCTGCAGTGCGACGCAGAAGAAGATCGAGGCCGGCATGCAGCGCCTCTCGGGCGCCTTCCGTGCATGCCTGGCGGCGGCCAGGAACAACGGCGAGATTCGCGAGGACGCCGATCTCGACGCGCTGGCCCAGTATCTGCTCACGATGCTGCAGGGCCTGATGGTTTTGAAGCGCGCCGGCGCGAGCCGCGAGCAGGCCCAAAACTCGATCAACGTGGCGCTTGAATCCCTTCCGCTCTGTAGCGGCGAGGGGCTGCGCCTTGGAGCTGAGAACTAG